In Parasegetibacter sp. NRK P23, a single genomic region encodes these proteins:
- a CDS encoding metallophosphoesterase, whose translation MRNSNGWWIIVAIMLLLDIYVFQVVKYLTQGAGDKTRLLVHGAFWLVSGVALLFMVLIPFVNYDNWPKAARTYIFAMVVGLFFAKLIGTIFFFADDVRRGIMWVVGKAFSNPSVEVNISGEGISRSTFMSWLGIGVGGTLFGSLLFGFRNKYNYRIEKLALHFPELPSAFKGLKVVHISDIHSGSLQDENGVRKGIEMIMNEKPDLILFTGDLVNDRATEMDPWKQVFGSLKAPLGVYSTLGNHDYGDYVNWENDQVKAKNLEDLKAVHAEMGWRLLMNEHVVLEKEGQQIALLGIENWGAKGRFPKYGKMDTAYPGTENIPFKILMSHDPSHWDAQVRTTYPDVQLMLAGHTHGMQFGVEMPGFKWSPVQYMYKQWGGLYEEGTQKLYVNRGFGFIGYPGRVGILPEITVFTLA comes from the coding sequence ATGCGGAACAGCAACGGTTGGTGGATCATTGTAGCGATCATGCTGCTTTTGGATATATATGTTTTCCAGGTGGTGAAATACCTGACGCAGGGCGCGGGTGATAAAACAAGGCTGTTGGTTCATGGCGCTTTCTGGCTGGTTTCAGGCGTGGCACTTTTATTCATGGTGCTGATCCCGTTTGTGAACTACGATAACTGGCCCAAAGCCGCGCGAACTTATATTTTTGCGATGGTGGTGGGACTGTTTTTCGCTAAGCTGATCGGTACGATATTCTTTTTCGCCGATGATGTGAGGCGCGGCATCATGTGGGTGGTGGGTAAGGCGTTCAGCAATCCTTCGGTTGAAGTGAACATTTCAGGTGAAGGGATATCCCGTTCCACTTTTATGAGCTGGCTCGGTATTGGAGTGGGCGGCACTTTGTTTGGCAGTCTGTTGTTCGGATTCCGGAACAAATACAATTACAGGATAGAAAAGCTGGCGCTGCATTTTCCTGAATTGCCATCCGCCTTTAAAGGATTAAAGGTGGTACATATTTCAGATATACATTCGGGGAGTCTGCAGGATGAAAATGGGGTGCGGAAAGGCATTGAAATGATCATGAATGAAAAGCCTGACCTGATCCTTTTCACCGGCGACCTCGTGAACGACCGCGCCACGGAAATGGATCCCTGGAAGCAGGTGTTCGGTTCTCTCAAAGCGCCGCTGGGCGTATATTCCACCCTCGGTAACCACGATTACGGCGACTATGTAAACTGGGAAAATGACCAGGTAAAAGCGAAGAACCTGGAAGACCTGAAAGCCGTACACGCTGAAATGGGCTGGCGCTTACTGATGAATGAACATGTGGTACTGGAAAAAGAAGGACAACAAATCGCTTTGCTGGGCATCGAGAACTGGGGTGCGAAGGGCCGCTTTCCCAAATATGGTAAGATGGACACCGCTTACCCAGGCACCGAAAATATTCCCTTCAAAATACTCATGAGCCACGATCCTTCTCACTGGGATGCACAGGTGCGGACCACTTACCCCGATGTGCAACTGATGCTGGCCGGGCATACGCATGGTATGCAGTTTGGCGTGGAAATGCCCGGGTTCAAATGGAGCCCGGTACAATATATGTATAAACAATGGGGTGGATTGTATGAAGAAGGGACACAAAAACTATATGTGAACCGCGGTTTCGGATTTATCGGTTATCCCGGAAGGGTGGGAATC
- a CDS encoding NADPH-dependent FMN reductase, whose protein sequence is MEEKYLIIAGTDRPGSNTIKIARLYRQMLEKKAIEAKLFSLEEYNPLGKGEERQVWQEEWLIPPTKFIFVSPEYNGSIPGILKLLIDQADIRRAWWHKKAMLVGVSTGRAGNLRGMDHLTGILHYLKMHVLPNKLPISTVDKLLDEHGQLSDMPLIHSMEAQVDEFIQF, encoded by the coding sequence ATGGAAGAAAAATACCTCATCATAGCCGGCACCGACCGGCCCGGCAGCAACACCATCAAAATAGCACGCCTCTACCGCCAGATGCTTGAAAAAAAAGCCATTGAAGCGAAACTCTTTTCCCTCGAAGAATACAACCCCCTCGGAAAAGGAGAAGAGCGCCAGGTCTGGCAGGAAGAATGGCTGATCCCGCCCACCAAATTCATTTTCGTGTCGCCGGAATATAACGGCAGCATCCCCGGAATACTGAAATTACTCATTGATCAGGCCGATATCAGAAGGGCGTGGTGGCATAAAAAAGCAATGCTGGTGGGCGTTTCCACCGGAAGAGCGGGAAACCTCCGGGGCATGGACCACCTCACGGGGATACTGCACTACCTTAAAATGCATGTCCTCCCCAATAAACTGCCTATCTCCACCGTAGATAAACTCTTGGACGAGCACGGACAACTCTCCGATATGCCGCTCATCCATTCCATGGAAGCGCAGGTAGACGAATTCATTCAATTTTAA
- a CDS encoding metal-dependent hydrolase: MKLTYYGHSCFSVEIKGKHILFDPFVTYNELAKSIDVNSIPADYIFLSHGHADHFADCVAIAQRTGATVVAAWEIHEWLNKSGVANTHPMNTGGKWNFDFGAVKCVVAQHSSGLPDGSYGGNPMGFVFTTEEGNFYYSGDTALTMDMQLIPRWAKLDFAVLPIGDNFTMGVEDAVQAAEWVNVDHIVGVHYDTFGFIRVDHEKAREMFRNAGLTLHLPAIGTDITLQTGNS, from the coding sequence ATGAAATTAACCTATTACGGCCATTCCTGCTTCTCCGTGGAAATCAAAGGAAAGCATATTTTATTCGATCCTTTTGTAACGTACAATGAGTTGGCAAAATCGATAGATGTGAACAGCATTCCCGCGGATTATATCTTCCTTTCCCATGGTCATGCCGATCACTTCGCGGATTGCGTTGCCATTGCGCAACGTACCGGAGCTACCGTGGTAGCCGCCTGGGAAATTCATGAGTGGCTGAACAAAAGCGGGGTAGCCAATACCCACCCCATGAATACCGGCGGGAAGTGGAACTTTGATTTCGGCGCCGTAAAATGCGTGGTGGCCCAGCACTCCAGCGGTTTACCCGATGGCAGTTACGGCGGGAACCCGATGGGCTTTGTTTTTACCACGGAAGAAGGCAATTTTTATTACAGCGGCGATACGGCCCTTACCATGGACATGCAGCTCATCCCCCGCTGGGCTAAACTTGACTTCGCGGTACTCCCTATCGGCGACAATTTCACCATGGGCGTGGAAGATGCCGTTCAGGCCGCCGAATGGGTGAATGTGGACCATATCGTGGGTGTCCACTACGATACCTTCGGATTTATACGCGTTGACCATGAAAAAGCCCGGGAAATGTTCCGAAATGCCGGGTTAACCTTACATTTGCCAGCTATTGGCACCGATATTACCCTTCAAACAGGTAATTCCTGA
- a CDS encoding ParA family protein — MARIIGVANQKGGVGKTTTAINLAASFAVLEYRTLLVDADPQANSTTGVGFDLHNITQSLYDCMVNDTPAKDVVLKSDIPNLDVIPSHIDLVGAEIEMINYPNRELVLQNALEVIKDDYDFIVIDCSPSLGLITVNALTAADSVIVPVQCEFFALEGLGKLLNTIKIVQNRLNPELVIEGILMTMYDGRLRLCNQVVSEVRRHFEDMVFHTIVHRNTRLSEAPSFGKPVILYDAESKGSLNYLHLAKEILQKNNLTKINQEDRILTTEHDDDSE, encoded by the coding sequence ATGGCCCGAATCATAGGCGTAGCAAACCAAAAAGGAGGAGTGGGTAAAACCACCACCGCCATTAACCTGGCGGCAAGTTTCGCTGTACTGGAGTACAGGACACTGCTCGTAGATGCTGATCCGCAGGCGAACAGCACCACCGGCGTGGGATTCGACCTCCACAACATCACGCAGAGCCTCTACGATTGCATGGTGAACGACACGCCCGCAAAAGATGTGGTGCTGAAATCGGATATCCCCAACCTGGATGTGATTCCCTCACATATTGACCTGGTGGGCGCCGAAATCGAGATGATCAACTACCCTAACCGGGAACTGGTGCTGCAAAACGCACTCGAGGTCATTAAAGATGATTACGATTTTATCGTGATCGACTGCTCCCCTTCCCTGGGTCTGATTACCGTGAACGCGCTTACGGCGGCTGATTCCGTGATCGTGCCCGTACAATGCGAGTTTTTCGCCCTGGAAGGTCTGGGTAAATTATTGAATACCATTAAGATCGTACAAAACAGGCTGAATCCTGAACTGGTGATTGAAGGTATCCTGATGACCATGTACGACGGGCGCCTGCGTCTCTGTAACCAGGTGGTAAGTGAAGTAAGAAGGCATTTTGAAGATATGGTTTTCCATACCATCGTACACCGGAACACAAGACTCAGCGAAGCGCCCAGTTTCGGGAAACCCGTTATCCTGTATGACGCGGAAAGCAAAGGTTCACTCAACTACCTGCACCTCGCGAAAGAAATACTGCAAAAGAACAACCTCACTAAAATTAACCAGGAAGACAGAATATTAACTACCGAACACGATGACGACTCCGAATAA
- a CDS encoding ParB/RepB/Spo0J family partition protein, producing the protein MTTPNKKEALGKGIRSLLKNIDADLKTTTGNLKSSVVDAATGIIRIPIELIETNPKNPRHDFEETALNELANSIKMHDIIQPITVSKLPDGKYRLISGERRYRASKIAGLKDIPAYIRQANDQQLLELALLENLQREDLNAMEIGLSYKRMMDELSYTQEQVAERMGKERSTVTNYIRLLKLPPDIQVAVRNADLSMGHARALISIDAVDKQLYIYGEVKNKGLSVRQTEDLVRKMYKEGGKPEAVKNNAKATIPPAFKKIEDNLASHFSTKVKLQHNKKGYGSISIEYYSIQELNKILEQMNVTVN; encoded by the coding sequence ATGACGACTCCGAATAAAAAAGAAGCGCTGGGAAAAGGGATACGCTCCCTGCTGAAGAATATTGACGCCGATCTCAAAACCACCACGGGCAACCTGAAAAGCAGTGTGGTGGACGCGGCTACGGGCATCATCCGCATCCCGATAGAGCTGATAGAGACCAACCCCAAGAACCCGCGCCACGATTTTGAAGAGACCGCCCTCAATGAGCTGGCGAACTCCATCAAAATGCACGATATCATTCAGCCCATCACGGTATCCAAACTCCCCGACGGGAAATACCGCCTGATATCGGGTGAAAGAAGGTACCGCGCCAGCAAGATCGCCGGACTCAAAGATATTCCCGCCTACATCCGCCAGGCCAACGACCAGCAACTGCTGGAACTGGCATTGCTGGAAAACCTGCAAAGGGAGGACCTGAATGCTATGGAGATTGGCCTGTCCTACAAAAGGATGATGGACGAACTCTCGTACACGCAGGAACAGGTGGCCGAAAGAATGGGCAAAGAAAGGAGTACGGTAACCAATTATATCCGTCTGCTGAAATTGCCGCCAGATATCCAGGTAGCCGTAAGGAACGCTGATCTTTCCATGGGACACGCACGCGCGTTGATCTCCATTGACGCGGTGGACAAACAACTCTACATCTACGGGGAAGTGAAGAACAAAGGGCTTTCCGTGCGCCAGACCGAAGACCTCGTACGCAAAATGTACAAGGAAGGTGGCAAGCCTGAAGCTGTTAAAAATAACGCAAAAGCCACAATACCGCCCGCTTTCAAAAAAATTGAAGATAACTTGGCATCGCATTTCAGTACCAAAGTGAAACTCCAGCACAACAAAAAAGGATATGGTAGTATCAGTATCGAATACTATTCTATCCAGGAGTTGAACAAGATACTGGAACAAATGAATGTTACAGTTAACTGA
- a CDS encoding DUF5683 domain-containing protein, producing the protein MKYFLLLFFSALSCCIYAQDKDSSSLIIRENGNIVPVKTDSVTAEKDSVKTRKKHEIIPRKATIRSAILPGWGQIYNRSYWKLPLVYGALGTTAYVFTDNIKTYRLYRDAYRLLADTNDANDILVPEELRIYSKQSIKNGRDEFRRYIDYSVLFFLLFWGLNVVDATVDAHLKSFDVSEDLSFQIKPGYSPMANTTGISFVLNIGKNSSKSVISLR; encoded by the coding sequence ATGAAATACTTTCTCCTATTATTTTTCTCCGCCTTATCCTGCTGCATTTACGCACAGGATAAGGACTCTTCCAGCCTGATCATCCGTGAAAACGGTAACATTGTTCCCGTTAAAACAGACTCCGTTACTGCGGAAAAAGACTCGGTGAAAACCAGGAAAAAACACGAGATCATCCCGCGCAAAGCAACCATCCGTTCCGCTATTTTACCCGGCTGGGGACAGATTTATAACCGCAGTTACTGGAAACTCCCGCTTGTGTATGGCGCGCTGGGTACCACGGCTTATGTTTTCACCGACAACATCAAAACCTATCGCCTGTACAGGGATGCATACCGGTTGCTGGCCGATACCAATGACGCAAACGACATACTGGTTCCAGAAGAACTGAGAATATATTCGAAGCAATCCATCAAAAACGGCAGGGATGAATTCAGACGGTATATAGATTATTCCGTTTTGTTCTTCCTCCTCTTCTGGGGACTGAACGTGGTGGACGCCACAGTAGATGCCCACCTTAAATCTTTCGACGTGAGCGAGGACCTGAGTTTCCAGATAAAACCAGGTTATAGCCCCATGGCCAATACCACAGGTATAAGCTTTGTGCTGAACATCGGGAAAAACTCCTCTAAAAGCGTAATTTCGCTGCGCTAG
- the dapB gene encoding 4-hydroxy-tetrahydrodipicolinate reductase — MKIALIGYGKMGQAIEKIAVAKGHEIVLKISIDNLEDNTIENIQQADVAIEFTGPESAYDNVVRCIEAGVPLVCGSTGWLNKYDEVTALVKEKNGTLLYASNFSIGVNIFFELNRKLAELMAPHADYDVSMVEIHHTQKLDAPSGTAITLAEQVMEKITRKQSWVNDTTGNPAELSILSERIDPAPGTHKIKYSSSIDDIEIIHTAHNRTGFASGAVLAAEYIAGRKGIFSMKEVLGL; from the coding sequence ATGAAAATAGCGCTAATAGGATACGGCAAAATGGGCCAGGCCATTGAAAAGATCGCCGTGGCCAAAGGCCACGAGATTGTACTGAAGATCAGTATCGATAACCTGGAAGACAATACCATAGAAAATATTCAGCAGGCCGACGTGGCGATAGAGTTCACGGGACCGGAAAGCGCCTACGATAATGTGGTCCGCTGCATAGAAGCGGGCGTGCCCCTCGTATGCGGCTCCACAGGTTGGCTGAACAAATATGATGAAGTAACGGCGCTGGTCAAAGAAAAGAACGGCACGTTGCTGTACGCCAGCAATTTCAGCATTGGCGTAAACATCTTCTTTGAACTGAACCGGAAACTCGCCGAACTCATGGCGCCGCACGCCGATTATGACGTGAGCATGGTGGAAATCCACCATACCCAGAAGCTGGACGCGCCCAGCGGTACGGCCATCACGCTGGCCGAACAGGTGATGGAAAAAATCACCAGGAAACAGTCATGGGTAAACGATACCACCGGAAACCCCGCCGAACTCAGCATTCTCTCCGAAAGAATCGATCCGGCGCCGGGTACCCACAAAATAAAATATTCCTCTTCCATCGACGACATTGAGATCATCCATACCGCGCACAACCGAACCGGGTTCGCTTCCGGGGCAGTGCTGGCAGCGGAATACATTGCCGGCAGGAAAGGAATTTTCAGCATGAAAGAAGTACTGGGCCTGTAA
- a CDS encoding response regulator transcription factor, with protein MAQDKIRLAIVDDHQIVIDGLISLLGGQPRYSVELTTTSARFLLDQLRNIPVDVLLTDVMMPEMNGRELAATIRKQYPHIRILALSMSGEGQLVNQMIADADIAGYVLKNIGKSELLHALDKIAEGGLYFSEEVMAEMGKASLIRKENAEVHLTAREIEIIALIEKEFNNKQIADALFISERTVETHRKNIFRKTGTNSVLGLIKYAYEHKLI; from the coding sequence ATGGCGCAGGACAAAATCAGGCTCGCGATAGTAGATGACCACCAGATCGTGATCGATGGGTTGATCTCTCTTTTGGGAGGACAACCCCGGTACAGTGTGGAACTCACCACCACCAGCGCGCGTTTCCTCCTCGATCAGCTACGGAATATTCCGGTAGATGTACTGTTAACGGATGTGATGATGCCCGAAATGAATGGCAGGGAACTGGCGGCCACCATCCGGAAGCAATACCCCCATATACGCATACTCGCACTGTCGATGAGCGGTGAGGGACAGCTAGTGAACCAGATGATCGCTGATGCGGACATCGCCGGTTATGTACTGAAGAACATCGGGAAATCCGAACTGCTGCATGCCCTCGACAAAATCGCTGAAGGCGGGCTCTATTTCAGCGAGGAGGTCATGGCCGAAATGGGAAAGGCTAGTCTGATCCGGAAAGAAAACGCCGAAGTACACCTGACGGCCAGGGAGATCGAAATCATCGCCCTGATTGAAAAAGAATTCAACAACAAACAGATCGCTGATGCCCTTTTTATCAGCGAAAGAACCGTGGAAACCCACCGGAAGAACATCTTCAGGAAGACAGGCACCAACAGTGTGCTCGGGCTCATCAAATATGCTTACGAGCACAAACTGATCTGA
- a CDS encoding Rrf2 family transcriptional regulator has product MISKKTQYAFQALMYLAQKQSDEPVLIAEISKKKKIPLKFLENILLEMKKADILDSKKGKGGGYYFKKSPKNIQLAEVMRLLDGPIALLPCVSLNFYERCKNCDEKSCGLHDVMVNVRDATLRILEKKTVADIGKQ; this is encoded by the coding sequence ATGATCAGCAAGAAAACGCAATACGCCTTCCAGGCATTGATGTATTTGGCACAGAAACAATCAGACGAACCGGTTCTGATTGCAGAGATTTCGAAGAAAAAGAAAATCCCGCTCAAGTTCCTGGAGAACATTCTCCTGGAAATGAAAAAGGCTGATATACTGGACAGCAAAAAAGGAAAAGGCGGCGGCTATTATTTTAAGAAATCCCCCAAAAACATCCAACTCGCGGAAGTGATGCGGCTGCTGGATGGCCCTATCGCGCTGCTCCCCTGCGTGAGCCTTAACTTTTACGAACGCTGTAAGAACTGTGATGAAAAATCATGCGGACTGCACGATGTAATGGTAAACGTACGGGACGCCACGCTTAGAATACTGGAAAAGAAAACCGTAGCCGATATAGGAAAACAATAA
- a CDS encoding acylphosphatase has product MAEETIEIIVRGKVQGVFYRATANEKARQLGLTGTARNMPDGTVLLIATGTTEQLIAFKDWCWEGSENAIVTHVESRPIPYTWFEDFRTVR; this is encoded by the coding sequence ATGGCAGAAGAAACGATAGAAATTATTGTGCGTGGAAAGGTGCAGGGTGTTTTCTACCGGGCAACCGCAAACGAAAAAGCCAGGCAACTGGGCCTCACCGGAACCGCCCGCAATATGCCGGATGGAACGGTTTTACTGATCGCCACCGGCACCACTGAACAACTGATCGCCTTCAAGGATTGGTGCTGGGAGGGATCGGAGAACGCCATCGTTACACACGTGGAATCCCGTCCGATCCCTTACACCTGGTTTGAAGATTTCAGAACCGTCCGCTAA
- a CDS encoding NAD-dependent epimerase/dehydratase family protein codes for MVREKILVIGACGQIGVELTLALRKVYGGSNVIASDLREENELLRGSGPYVQLDAMNKEMLHVLVIRHNITQVYLLAAILSATGEKNPNLAWSLNMQSLLNLLDIAKEEKLHKVYWPSSIAVFGPTSPKKMCPQQTVIEPTTVYGISKYAGEFWCNYYFQRYGVDARSLRYPGLISYKSAPGGGTTDYAVEIFHEALEENKYECFLKEDTYLPMMYMPDAIRATIELMEAPADKISVRTSYNLASMSFSPAEIGAEIKKHIPEFDISYKPDYRQQIADSWPQSIDDAVARKDWGWNHEFGLAKMTEDMLQNLKP; via the coding sequence ATGGTAAGAGAGAAAATACTGGTAATAGGCGCTTGCGGACAGATAGGCGTTGAACTTACACTGGCCCTGCGCAAAGTATATGGCGGTTCAAATGTGATCGCATCCGACCTGCGGGAGGAAAATGAATTGTTGCGCGGATCCGGTCCTTATGTGCAACTGGATGCCATGAACAAAGAGATGTTGCATGTACTGGTGATCCGCCATAACATCACACAGGTTTACCTGCTGGCGGCGATACTCTCCGCAACGGGTGAGAAAAACCCCAACCTGGCCTGGTCGCTGAATATGCAGAGCCTGCTCAACTTATTGGATATCGCGAAGGAGGAAAAACTCCACAAAGTGTATTGGCCCAGCAGCATCGCGGTATTCGGACCCACTTCTCCTAAAAAAATGTGTCCCCAGCAAACCGTAATCGAACCCACCACGGTATATGGGATCAGTAAATATGCGGGCGAATTCTGGTGCAACTATTATTTCCAGCGGTATGGCGTGGATGCGCGCAGCCTGCGTTACCCGGGACTCATCAGCTACAAATCAGCGCCGGGTGGTGGTACCACAGATTACGCGGTGGAAATTTTTCATGAAGCGCTGGAGGAAAATAAATACGAATGCTTCCTGAAGGAAGATACTTATCTTCCTATGATGTACATGCCCGATGCCATTCGTGCCACGATTGAACTGATGGAAGCGCCCGCGGATAAAATATCGGTACGTACTTCTTATAACCTGGCCTCCATGAGTTTTTCACCTGCCGAAATTGGCGCGGAGATCAAAAAGCATATTCCGGAATTTGACATCAGTTATAAACCCGATTACCGCCAGCAGATCGCCGACAGCTGGCCGCAAAGTATTGATGATGCGGTGGCCCGGAAAGACTGGGGATGGAACCATGAATTCGGTCTGGCAAAAATGACCGAAGATATGTTGCAGAACCTGAAGCCTTAG
- the kdsA gene encoding 3-deoxy-8-phosphooctulonate synthase, whose amino-acid sequence MEYLKSLFKGQEYEPTQFFLIAGPCVIESEQLLMDVAGKVSEICRSLGIPYIFKSSYRKANRTSANSFTGLGDDTGLSLLKKMGEHYNLPTTTDIHSAPEAAMAAEYADILQIPAFLCRQTDLLIAAAETGKVVNVKKGQFLSGASMQFAVEKIRKAGNEKVMLTERGTTFGYQDLVVDYRNIPVMRAFDVPVVMDCTHSLQQPNQTSGVTGGNPGMIGTIAKAAIAAGADGLFIETHPNPAEAKSDGANMLQLDKLEGLLKELTRLRKAVV is encoded by the coding sequence ATGGAATACCTGAAATCGTTGTTCAAAGGGCAGGAATACGAACCCACCCAGTTTTTTCTTATTGCCGGTCCATGTGTGATAGAAAGTGAGCAGTTGCTGATGGATGTGGCCGGGAAAGTAAGTGAAATATGCCGCTCCCTGGGCATCCCTTATATTTTTAAGTCCTCTTACCGGAAGGCCAACCGCACCAGCGCCAATTCCTTTACCGGACTTGGGGACGACACAGGACTTTCCCTGCTGAAAAAGATGGGAGAACATTATAATCTTCCCACCACCACCGATATTCATTCCGCCCCGGAAGCCGCCATGGCAGCGGAATACGCAGACATCTTACAAATCCCCGCTTTCCTTTGCCGCCAAACGGACCTGCTGATCGCGGCCGCTGAAACCGGCAAAGTGGTGAACGTAAAAAAAGGGCAGTTCCTGAGTGGCGCCTCCATGCAGTTCGCCGTGGAAAAGATCCGGAAGGCCGGGAACGAAAAAGTGATGCTTACTGAAAGAGGTACCACCTTCGGTTACCAGGATCTCGTGGTGGATTACCGGAACATCCCTGTAATGCGCGCTTTTGATGTGCCCGTTGTGATGGACTGCACCCACTCTTTACAGCAGCCCAATCAAACCAGCGGCGTAACCGGGGGCAACCCGGGCATGATTGGCACCATCGCCAAAGCGGCCATCGCCGCAGGCGCTGATGGCTTGTTCATCGAAACGCACCCCAATCCCGCTGAAGCGAAAAGCGATGGCGCGAACATGTTGCAATTGGATAAACTGGAAGGGTTGCTGAAAGAGTTAACGAGGTTAAGAAAGGCTGTGGTGTAA
- a CDS encoding DUF4382 domain-containing protein, giving the protein MKKLILSLSMLCSVALLWTACDKKDEDNSGKARVQVRLTDDPGDFDAVYVDVREVRVNMTDADDDGWQTLSGIRPGIYNLLDLVNDKDTLLADAFLPSGRIHQMRLVLGSQNSVVVNGVETPLQTPSAQQSGLKLNIQQDIDGGLLYVILLDFDVAKSIVHTGNGKFILKPVIRTIFESVGGSVKGVVLPDSVKAALLLMNGNDTIASSFTGANGGYLMKGLPSGNYWLNVRPLHPDFDTAVVNNIVVNAGSVTWVDTVRLRK; this is encoded by the coding sequence ATGAAAAAACTGATCCTTTCCCTTTCTATGTTATGCAGTGTGGCTTTGCTCTGGACCGCCTGCGATAAGAAAGATGAAGACAATTCCGGTAAGGCCCGCGTTCAGGTAAGACTTACTGACGACCCGGGAGATTTTGATGCCGTTTATGTAGACGTAAGGGAGGTTAGAGTGAATATGACCGATGCCGATGATGACGGCTGGCAAACGCTTTCAGGTATAAGGCCCGGCATTTATAACCTGCTTGATCTGGTAAATGATAAGGATACATTGCTCGCAGACGCATTCCTTCCATCCGGCCGCATCCATCAGATGCGACTGGTATTGGGCTCCCAAAACAGTGTGGTGGTAAATGGTGTGGAAACGCCGCTTCAAACACCCAGCGCTCAACAAAGCGGACTTAAACTGAACATCCAGCAGGATATTGATGGCGGCCTGCTCTATGTAATCCTCCTTGATTTTGATGTGGCGAAATCCATTGTGCATACGGGTAATGGTAAGTTTATTTTAAAGCCGGTGATCAGAACTATTTTTGAATCAGTGGGCGGTTCGGTGAAAGGTGTGGTACTGCCAGACTCTGTGAAAGCGGCCTTGTTGCTGATGAACGGCAACGATACCATCGCCAGTTCCTTTACAGGAGCCAATGGCGGGTACCTGATGAAAGGACTTCCTTCCGGCAATTACTGGTTGAATGTAAGGCCGCTTCATCCTGATTTTGATACGGCGGTGGTGAACAATATTGTGGTGAATGCAGGGAGTGTGACCTGGGTGGATACGGTGCGGTTAAGGAAATGA